Proteins encoded by one window of Psychromonas sp. L1A2:
- a CDS encoding DUF2860 domain-containing protein, translating into MRLKGISCLTAGILMSYSAIAQPLSKEAGWEFTLSLNVGYSGGESQFDTDSDNETTNDLNNNGQSQSSTLAYPLGRVQYTLDSLKTQFFLGNSREQVSTAQFQYELGIVHQFNNDSKLTFAVFPKLSMLNETWEDPFLVGSDRQTTDEKVGGGRIAVERIFGSPLTLKYAIASSSIDNERSGQSQLTDASEIASLQRDSVYQRVEVETLFPVAKGILLKPNLQYTHRNAEGNANSYDNYTVQLSILIFRDRHTLITTINAGTRTYQQINPIFDAKQNLNHAGIFSIYSYKRPFDWDRWTWTMMGGYSQENSDISFYDSKSFIVSTGLLYKF; encoded by the coding sequence ATGAGATTAAAAGGAATAAGTTGTTTAACCGCTGGTATTCTTATGAGCTATTCTGCTATCGCTCAACCTTTAAGTAAAGAAGCAGGGTGGGAGTTTACCTTAAGTCTAAATGTTGGTTACAGCGGTGGAGAGTCTCAATTTGATACGGACAGTGATAACGAGACGACTAATGATCTGAATAATAATGGTCAATCTCAGTCTTCTACATTAGCTTATCCATTAGGACGAGTGCAATACACATTAGATAGCCTTAAAACACAGTTCTTTCTTGGTAATAGCCGGGAACAAGTTTCAACGGCGCAATTTCAATATGAGCTTGGTATTGTTCATCAATTTAATAACGACAGTAAATTAACTTTTGCTGTTTTTCCAAAATTATCAATGTTGAATGAAACTTGGGAAGACCCTTTTTTAGTGGGTAGTGACCGACAAACTACCGATGAAAAAGTGGGAGGAGGGCGAATTGCTGTAGAGAGAATTTTTGGTAGTCCATTGACGTTAAAGTATGCGATTGCAAGCAGCAGTATTGATAACGAACGTAGTGGTCAAAGTCAGTTAACGGATGCATCTGAAATTGCCTCACTACAACGAGATAGTGTGTATCAAAGGGTAGAGGTTGAAACCTTATTCCCAGTGGCAAAAGGTATATTGTTAAAACCTAACCTTCAATATACTCACCGTAATGCCGAAGGTAACGCTAATAGTTATGATAATTATACGGTACAGTTATCTATTTTAATTTTTCGAGACCGACATACTTTAATTACCACTATTAATGCGGGTACTCGAACGTATCAGCAAATTAATCCCATTTTTGATGCTAAGCAAAATCTAAATCATGCAGGTATTTTTTCTATTTATAGCTATAAGAGGCCATTTGATTGGGATCGTTGGACTTGGACTATGATGGGAGGATATAGCCAAGAAAACTCAGACATTAGTTTTTACGATAGCAAAAGTTTTATTGTTTCTACTGGCTTGTTATATAAATTTTAA